From Paenibacillus physcomitrellae, the proteins below share one genomic window:
- a CDS encoding general stress protein translates to MSKKWVGIFTQPEDVRETIDELKQHGFADEQLSVIMHYQTGSPIEEELTGIQAYEIGGIDADQALSPFTGLDLPDKEAGIYEEHMKQGRFVLIANDRDKETGEVYQIFQQHRAVLSNYHKDGDTKAEEHFYGVQSNADTYYGNQHALLDHSSRAQEPMIRC, encoded by the coding sequence ATGTCCAAGAAGTGGGTAGGGATTTTCACTCAACCGGAGGATGTAAGGGAAACCATAGATGAACTCAAGCAGCATGGATTTGCTGACGAACAGCTTTCCGTAATTATGCATTATCAAACGGGAAGTCCAATTGAGGAAGAATTAACGGGAATACAGGCTTATGAAATCGGCGGCATCGATGCTGATCAAGCCTTGAGTCCATTTACCGGTTTAGATCTTCCGGACAAGGAAGCAGGGATCTATGAAGAGCATATGAAGCAGGGACGATTTGTGTTAATTGCCAATGACCGCGATAAGGAAACAGGAGAGGTCTATCAAATTTTTCAACAGCATCGTGCGGTTCTCTCTAACTACCATAAAGACGGTGACACTAAGGCGGAGGAACATTTTTACGGGGTTCAAAGCAACGCGGATACTTATTACGGGAACCAACACGCCTTATTAGACCATTCAAGCCGAGCACAAGAACCAATGATCAGATGTTAA
- a CDS encoding YwbE family protein — MDGTKRSSISPGLRVDIVLKQDQRTGKLTNGIVKDILTNSPNHPHGIKVRLQDGQVGRVKKIYTNNADT; from the coding sequence ATGGACGGAACTAAACGGAGCAGCATCTCCCCGGGTCTTAGGGTGGATATCGTATTAAAACAGGATCAAAGGACAGGTAAACTAACGAACGGGATCGTAAAAGATATTTTGACCAATTCCCCCAACCATCCGCACGGGATTAAGGTTCGTCTTCAGGACGGACAAGTCGGACGGGTCAAAAAGATCTACACCAATAACGCCGATACTTAA
- the pheS gene encoding phenylalanine--tRNA ligase subunit alpha: protein MRERLEQLKQEALAELTGVLDAGQLNELRVKYLGKKGALTEILRGMGSLSAEERPVIGQVANEVRGAIEAVIEEKQQKFEQQETERRLAAEKLDVTLPGRPLKQGGIHPLNRIIQEIEDIFIGMGYQIAEGPEVETDYFNFEALNLPKNHPARDMQDSFYLTEDLLMRTQTSPVQARTMKAKEGEVPVKIICPGKVYRRDDDDATHSFQFHQIEGLVIGKNIRMSDLKGTLLQFSQKMFGPNTEIRLRPSFFPFTEPSIEVDVTCVKCGGKGCRVCKHSGWLEILGSGMVHPRVLEMGGYDPEQYTGFAFGMGVERIAMLKYGVDDIRHFYNNDIRFLEQFARH from the coding sequence ATGAGAGAACGTTTGGAACAGCTGAAGCAGGAAGCATTGGCCGAGCTTACTGGCGTATTGGATGCCGGTCAGCTGAACGAGCTGAGAGTAAAATATCTGGGCAAGAAAGGGGCTTTGACCGAGATTTTGCGCGGTATGGGCTCCTTGAGTGCTGAAGAGCGTCCGGTCATCGGTCAGGTAGCCAATGAGGTACGCGGCGCCATCGAAGCGGTCATTGAGGAGAAGCAGCAGAAATTCGAACAGCAGGAAACGGAGCGCCGTTTGGCAGCCGAGAAGCTGGATGTCACGCTGCCGGGCCGTCCGCTCAAGCAGGGTGGCATTCATCCGCTGAACCGGATTATCCAGGAGATCGAGGATATTTTTATCGGTATGGGTTATCAAATTGCAGAAGGTCCTGAGGTTGAGACCGATTATTTCAACTTCGAGGCGCTGAACCTGCCGAAGAACCATCCGGCCCGTGATATGCAGGATTCCTTCTATTTGACGGAAGATCTGCTGATGCGGACGCAGACTTCTCCGGTTCAGGCCCGTACGATGAAAGCGAAGGAAGGCGAGGTGCCGGTTAAGATCATTTGCCCGGGTAAAGTGTACCGCCGTGACGATGATGATGCGACACACTCGTTCCAGTTCCATCAGATCGAAGGTTTGGTCATCGGCAAAAACATCCGGATGAGCGACCTCAAGGGCACGCTGCTCCAGTTCAGTCAAAAGATGTTTGGACCAAACACGGAAATCCGTCTTCGCCCGAGCTTCTTCCCTTTCACCGAACCAAGTATTGAGGTCGATGTAACGTGCGTGAAATGCGGCGGCAAAGGCTGCCGGGTTTGTAAACATTCGGGCTGGCTTGAGATTCTGGGCAGTGGAATGGTTCATCCGCGTGTACTTGAAATGGGCGGCTACGATCCGGAGCAATATACCGGTTTTGCGTTTGGTATGGGAGTAGAGCGGATTGCCATGCTGAAATACGGCGTGGACGACATTCGTCATTTCTATAACAACGACATTCGTTTCCTAGAACAATTCGCACGTCATTAA
- the pheT gene encoding phenylalanine--tRNA ligase subunit beta — protein MKVSTSWLSDYISLENVDINELAEQITRSGIEIDSVESVNKGVTKVVVGYVKTKEKHPDADKLNIVTVDAGQEEELQIVCGAKNIDAGQKVPIALVGAKLPGGLEIKKAKLRGVPSQGMVCSAKELGLNDKLLPKDQQEGILVLPPETQIGTPIEQVLDLNNQILDFDLTPNRSDCLSMLGAAYEVGAILAREIKLPEANIVENSAEAADSISVKISNPEFCSHFAVRVISNVKIGRSPQWMQNRLMAAGIRPINNVVDVTNYVMLEYGQPLHAYDADRIAGSQIEVRVSREGETIETLDGQERKLPAGALLITDAEKPIGLAGVMGGANSEVTEDTVNIVLEAAKFDGGVVRKLSRLFGLRSEASQRFEKEVDPNRVIPALNRAAALIAELAGCTVHHGIVESGGEEVKPLVIPLSLAKLNQFLGTDISTLEVKTILSRLHFESGDLPDNTLEVKVPTRRGDITRDVDLIEEVARLYGYDEIPTTSIEGPTTQGGYTESQLLRRGIRTMLTNGGLQEVLSYSFANREAENLFPTLKEDRHSVKLAMPMSEDRSVLRTSLIPQLVDVTIFNRNRKQENLALFEIGSVFQTSEETLTVQPKEIPMLGILMTGLRQEKQWNLNPDKVDFYDLKGAVETVIGYWGLEGRISYEADRPEGFHPGRSASIFLENNHGKERIGVLGQIHPDVQRSKELDDTYVAEIKLESLFAAEYEAIEYRDLPRFPSVQRDIAVVVDQGVTAAELLKSIRENTGELLEHVNVFDIFTGSKLGEGKKSVALSLVYRHMERTLTDEEITEVHGRAVAGLEQTFGAELRK, from the coding sequence ATGAAAGTATCAACCTCTTGGTTGTCTGATTATATATCGCTTGAAAATGTAGATATCAACGAGCTTGCCGAGCAGATTACACGTTCCGGCATTGAGATCGACAGCGTGGAATCCGTAAATAAAGGCGTTACCAAAGTAGTAGTAGGTTATGTCAAAACCAAAGAGAAACATCCGGACGCGGACAAGTTGAACATTGTAACTGTAGATGCCGGACAGGAAGAAGAACTTCAAATCGTATGCGGGGCCAAAAATATCGACGCCGGTCAGAAAGTGCCGATTGCGCTTGTCGGAGCCAAACTGCCCGGCGGACTGGAGATCAAGAAAGCCAAGCTGCGCGGCGTACCTTCCCAAGGTATGGTTTGCTCGGCCAAGGAACTTGGCCTGAATGACAAGCTTCTGCCAAAGGATCAGCAGGAAGGAATTCTGGTGCTGCCTCCGGAGACTCAGATCGGAACTCCGATTGAACAGGTGCTGGATCTGAACAATCAAATTTTGGACTTTGACCTGACACCGAACCGCTCGGACTGCCTCAGTATGCTGGGTGCGGCTTATGAAGTTGGGGCGATTCTGGCCCGTGAGATTAAGCTGCCGGAAGCCAACATCGTAGAGAATTCAGCTGAAGCTGCGGATTCCATTTCTGTAAAAATAAGCAATCCCGAGTTCTGCAGCCATTTTGCGGTTCGTGTTATTTCCAACGTCAAGATCGGCCGTTCCCCGCAGTGGATGCAGAATCGCTTGATGGCAGCCGGCATTCGTCCGATCAACAACGTGGTTGACGTAACCAACTATGTCATGCTGGAATATGGCCAGCCGCTCCATGCTTATGATGCAGACCGTATAGCGGGCAGCCAGATTGAAGTGCGCGTATCCCGCGAAGGGGAAACGATTGAAACGTTGGACGGACAAGAACGCAAGCTCCCTGCGGGTGCTCTGCTGATCACCGACGCGGAGAAGCCGATTGGCCTTGCAGGCGTCATGGGCGGAGCCAACTCCGAGGTAACCGAGGACACGGTGAATATCGTGCTCGAAGCGGCCAAATTTGATGGTGGTGTGGTTCGCAAGCTTTCTCGTCTGTTTGGACTTCGTTCTGAAGCCTCCCAGCGTTTTGAGAAGGAAGTGGATCCGAACCGGGTCATTCCTGCGCTTAACCGGGCTGCAGCGCTGATCGCCGAGCTTGCCGGCTGTACCGTACACCATGGCATTGTCGAAAGCGGCGGTGAAGAAGTTAAGCCACTTGTGATTCCTTTGTCCCTGGCGAAATTGAATCAGTTCCTGGGCACTGACATTTCGACCTTGGAAGTGAAAACGATCCTGTCCCGGCTGCATTTCGAATCTGGTGATCTGCCGGATAACACACTGGAAGTGAAAGTGCCGACGCGCCGCGGCGACATTACAAGAGACGTGGATTTAATTGAAGAGGTAGCCCGTTTGTACGGCTACGATGAAATTCCGACCACATCGATCGAAGGGCCTACAACGCAGGGAGGGTATACGGAATCCCAGTTGCTGCGCCGCGGCATCCGCACGATGCTGACAAACGGAGGCTTGCAGGAGGTGCTCTCCTATTCGTTCGCCAACCGTGAAGCCGAGAACTTGTTCCCGACTTTAAAAGAAGACCGTCATTCTGTGAAGCTGGCTATGCCGATGAGCGAAGACCGCAGCGTGCTGCGCACCAGTCTCATTCCGCAGCTGGTGGACGTAACGATCTTTAACCGGAACCGTAAGCAGGAGAACCTGGCGCTGTTCGAAATCGGCTCCGTATTCCAAACTAGTGAGGAAACGTTGACCGTACAACCGAAAGAAATCCCGATGCTCGGGATTCTGATGACGGGCCTGCGTCAAGAGAAGCAGTGGAATCTGAACCCGGATAAAGTGGACTTCTATGACCTTAAAGGCGCTGTTGAAACGGTGATCGGATATTGGGGGCTCGAAGGCCGCATCAGCTATGAAGCTGATCGCCCGGAAGGCTTCCATCCAGGCCGTTCAGCCTCGATCTTCCTGGAGAATAACCATGGGAAAGAACGAATTGGCGTACTGGGACAAATTCACCCGGATGTTCAGCGCAGCAAAGAACTGGATGATACGTACGTGGCCGAAATCAAGCTGGAATCCTTGTTCGCAGCGGAGTACGAGGCGATTGAATATCGTGATCTTCCGAGATTCCCTTCCGTCCAGCGTGATATCGCGGTGGTTGTGGATCAGGGAGTGACTGCTGCAGAACTGCTCAAGTCCATCCGTGAAAATACAGGCGAACTCCTGGAGCATGTGAACGTGTTCGACATCTTCACAGGCAGCAAGCTTGGAGAAGGGAAAAAGAGCGTTGCTCTATCCCTCGTATACCGTCATATGGAGCGTACGCTTACGGATGAGGAAATTACCGAAGTGCATGGACGCGCTGTTGCCGGCCTGGAGCAAACTTTCGGCGCAGAATTAAGAAAATAG
- a CDS encoding cell division protein ZapA, translating to MAKTERISVAVEIYGTSYKIVGNNPEYMKKIASHVDERMRALAKAHQYLDIPRLAVLTAVHMAEEAIQTDELQLQLSELVESREALKKELSALQDNAVKQQERYVNLQEERSSLKAEASAAAEQISKLERSLKELQALGEQKQAAASDAEKQISDLKSAKGRAESQLKAVEQELAQAKEKLASLSRQLEEARKQEAAVRQEEKRLKEELAKVQQQHKEKLTQLENQQKDKMLLLDNQHKQERAKLEQQYKAQLEQMEKQLKETQANLAASHEEKRKLKQQLEGAGRREEQLSLESAQATKEAETWKAREESRSQELERLELNFQQVSETNETLEQGLSAYQEEIQALKDQVAKGESDLEQALAEIESMMDGRKELAAERDRLVQSEQQLKAEAERRTEALQQLKAEAEQRAEELRQLKTEAAHRTEELQQALAEVESMKGERQELASERDELLGKQQALQMDLEQHAEELRQALAEIESMMDERRKWTSERDRLMEEQVSLEQAASAREEKIQQVYAEMNSLMDELEEAKLAAERVGEQAIAERQQAEDYLRQLNGLQDEIKALNESLQEQKRETEEYAALVDEREAELSSEKEQSARLRSLYAEAEERDRQREAAERELRAQISQWQQEAAAGQEQTAELSQKAAASEAEKAKLQEQLELIGNQFEVVSHEYHLLLAERELDSERSNRCEEELQSLKVEYAKLQREYNEWIELLEQDHLS from the coding sequence TTGGCTAAAACCGAACGAATTAGTGTTGCAGTTGAGATTTATGGAACATCCTATAAAATTGTTGGCAATAATCCCGAATACATGAAAAAGATTGCCAGTCACGTCGATGAGCGCATGCGTGCCTTGGCTAAAGCACATCAATATCTCGATATTCCGCGTCTGGCCGTATTAACTGCCGTTCACATGGCGGAAGAGGCCATTCAGACCGATGAACTTCAGCTCCAGCTCTCCGAGCTTGTGGAGAGCAGAGAGGCGCTTAAGAAAGAACTGTCCGCACTCCAGGACAATGCGGTCAAACAACAGGAGCGTTATGTGAATCTTCAGGAAGAACGTTCGAGTCTGAAAGCGGAAGCATCTGCAGCGGCTGAACAAATTTCCAAGCTTGAGAGAAGCTTGAAGGAGCTTCAAGCTTTAGGAGAGCAGAAGCAGGCAGCGGCTTCGGATGCCGAGAAGCAGATCAGCGATCTCAAGAGTGCAAAAGGACGCGCCGAATCCCAGCTGAAGGCCGTAGAGCAGGAGCTGGCGCAAGCTAAAGAGAAGCTGGCGTCGTTAAGCCGGCAGCTTGAGGAGGCCCGCAAGCAGGAAGCGGCGGTTCGCCAAGAAGAGAAGCGGCTTAAAGAAGAACTGGCCAAAGTGCAGCAGCAGCACAAGGAGAAGCTGACCCAGCTTGAGAATCAGCAGAAGGACAAAATGCTGCTGCTTGATAACCAGCATAAGCAGGAACGGGCAAAATTGGAGCAGCAATACAAAGCTCAGTTGGAGCAAATGGAGAAACAGCTCAAGGAAACGCAAGCCAATTTGGCAGCTTCCCATGAGGAGAAGCGCAAGCTGAAGCAGCAGCTCGAAGGCGCCGGTAGACGGGAAGAACAGCTGTCTCTGGAATCCGCACAGGCGACGAAAGAAGCAGAAACCTGGAAAGCCCGGGAAGAAAGCCGGTCGCAGGAGCTTGAGCGTCTAGAGCTCAATTTTCAGCAGGTCTCTGAAACCAATGAAACGCTTGAGCAAGGTTTGTCTGCTTATCAGGAGGAAATCCAGGCGCTCAAAGATCAGGTCGCTAAAGGTGAATCCGATCTGGAGCAGGCTCTTGCCGAAATTGAGTCGATGATGGACGGCCGCAAGGAGCTGGCCGCTGAACGGGACCGTTTGGTCCAATCTGAGCAGCAGCTGAAGGCCGAAGCCGAGCGTCGCACAGAAGCACTGCAGCAGCTGAAAGCTGAAGCTGAGCAGCGTGCAGAAGAACTGCGGCAGTTGAAGACTGAAGCTGCGCATCGCACAGAAGAACTGCAGCAGGCTTTGGCAGAGGTCGAATCGATGAAGGGCGAGCGTCAAGAACTGGCCTCCGAGCGGGACGAGCTGCTGGGTAAGCAGCAGGCGCTGCAAATGGACTTGGAACAGCATGCAGAAGAGCTGCGTCAGGCGTTAGCTGAAATCGAGTCGATGATGGATGAACGCCGCAAGTGGACTTCGGAGCGGGATCGTTTGATGGAAGAACAAGTCAGCCTGGAACAAGCTGCATCTGCCCGCGAAGAGAAGATTCAGCAGGTTTATGCTGAAATGAACAGCCTTATGGATGAGTTGGAGGAAGCGAAGCTGGCGGCTGAACGTGTTGGCGAGCAAGCGATAGCGGAACGGCAGCAGGCGGAGGATTATCTTCGTCAGCTTAACGGACTCCAAGATGAGATTAAAGCTTTGAATGAGAGCCTGCAGGAGCAGAAACGGGAGACCGAGGAATACGCTGCCCTGGTAGACGAACGTGAAGCGGAGCTTTCGTCAGAGAAAGAGCAGTCGGCACGCCTTCGGAGCCTGTACGCCGAAGCCGAGGAAAGAGACCGTCAGCGCGAGGCGGCAGAACGGGAGCTGCGAGCGCAAATTTCGCAATGGCAGCAGGAAGCGGCTGCAGGCCAGGAACAAACAGCCGAACTCAGTCAGAAGGCTGCTGCTTCTGAAGCAGAGAAAGCCAAACTGCAGGAACAGCTTGAGCTTATTGGCAACCAGTTTGAAGTTGTTTCGCACGAATACCATCTGCTTTTGGCTGAAAGAGAGCTTGATTCGGAGCGCTCTAATAGATGCGAGGAAGAACTGCAAAGCCTGAAGGTGGAGTACGCCAAGCTGCAAAGAGAATATAATGAGTGGATCGAACTGCTTGAACAGGATCATTTGTCCTAA
- a CDS encoding cupredoxin domain-containing protein, translating to MKKIMFSLLTGILLLLLAACTRESNQANNQTNSSSPEAETQLTVKAVNYEFDQQIYRLKVGVPVQVTLDNEEGNHGLRIPDLGVKLDQAHPSTVITPDKAGEYEMSCSIPCGPGHKTMKAQLIVE from the coding sequence ATGAAAAAAATTATGTTCTCCCTGCTGACAGGGATTCTGCTGCTTCTCCTTGCCGCCTGTACCCGGGAATCGAATCAGGCGAACAACCAGACGAACAGCTCGTCTCCCGAAGCAGAAACCCAGTTGACCGTTAAAGCCGTCAATTATGAATTTGACCAACAAATCTACCGGTTGAAAGTAGGCGTTCCGGTTCAGGTTACGTTAGATAATGAAGAAGGAAATCACGGGCTTCGTATCCCTGACCTGGGCGTTAAACTTGATCAGGCTCATCCTTCCACAGTCATTACGCCGGATAAAGCCGGTGAATATGAAATGTCCTGCTCAATCCCCTGCGGTCCTGGTCACAAAACCATGAAAGCCCAATTGATCGTGGAATAA